One Candidatus Binataceae bacterium genomic window, CAGAATCTCGCCGCACTGCGCCGCCATCAGCGTGCGCGCCTTCGCGTAGCGATCCTCGCGCAGGATACGCGGCATCAGGGTCTCGCCCTCGATACGCTCGGTTACCCATCCGACCTCGACGCCATCGGCTTCTGACAATATCGCTCGCACGCGCGGCGCGGGCACGCCCGCCTTGACCGCCGCGATCATCAGGCGCGCATCCTGATCGCCCGTGATGCGCACCGAATACTCCGCGAGCGGATCGTTCGGGTCGGGCGGCGGCGCCGGCGCGGGCACCTGCAGGATGAAGGGCTCGCGTTTGCCGCCGATGTCGGCGTCGAACGAATAGGTCGTCTTGTTGGCGCCGCCGGTCAGCCGCTGAAAGTTATGAATCGTGCCCGGCGCGCCGATATGACGCGCCACCGCGGCCTCAAGCCGCGCGACAAAATCCTCATTGCTCATGCGCTTCGCAGATCATCCCTCCGACGGCACGCGCCCGTCCTTGAAGAATCCGAACAAGTACTGCGCCACGCGCCGCATCTGGATTTCCTCGGAGCCCTCGGTGATTCGATAGCGGCGATGATGCCGGAAGATGTGCTCGAAGGGCTTGTGCCGCGAGTATCCGATGGCGCCATGCACCTGCATCGCACGGTCCGCCGCGTCGCAGACGAGGCGGTTCGCGCGGTAATTGCACATCGCGACCTTGTCGGAAAGCTTGAGCGCCACTTCGGGCTTGGGCATGTGATCCATCTGCCATGCCGTCTTGTGGATCAGCTCGCGCAGCATCGCGGCCTCGGTATGCAGCTCAACGAGCGGCCACTGGATGGCCTGGTTGCTCGCGAGCGGCTTGCCGAAGGGCTTGCGATCCTTGGCGTACTTCACGCTCTCGTTGATGCAGTATTGCGCTGCGCCGAGGGACGAGGCCGCCTGCCGGATGCGATTCTCATGCACGAAATGTTGCGCCACGGCGAGTCCGTTTTCAGGATCGCCCAGGATTTCGCCGGCCGGAACGTAAACATTGTTGAAGGACACGCGCGGATGGTCGGTCGGCATGTTGAAGGTCCAGAGGTACTCTTCAATCTTGATGCCCTCGCTCTTCACCGGGACGATGAAGCAGGTGATACCGCGCGGACTGCCGTCCTTGCCCGAAGTGCGCGTGAACACGAAGTCGTGCGTCGCGACGTGCAGGCCCGTGTTCCACATCTTGGCGCCCGTGATGCGCCATCCGTCTCCGTCGCGCACACCGCGCGTATCCATCCAGGTCGCGTCGGAGCCGTGACCGGGTTCGGTGAGGCCGAACGCGACGCGCAGCGAGCCGTCGAGGATTCCCGGAATCCACTTTTTCTTTTGCTCTTCGGTGCCGAAGTCGCGGAACATCAGCACGGTCGGAAGATTGCCGACGACCGAACTTTCATTCTGCAGATCGCAGTGCAGGCCGAGGCCCTTGGCCGCCAGGTATTCGCGGATGATCGCCATGCCCAGGTTGGTGCCGTCCTTGCCGCCGTATTCCTTGGGCAGCCCGTAGCGATAGTGCCCGGCCTTGTCGGCACGCTTACGCATCTCGCCGAGGAGAGCTTCCCAATCGTGGCGCGGCAGACCGCCGTTCTCGAAATCGGTGCGGGCCCATTCGCGGCGATGGTCGAAAAATCGGATGTTATCGTTCTCACGCTCGAGCGGTTTGATTTCGCGCTCGATGAAATCGTCGAGTTCTTTGAGATAAGCCTCTATGTCTGGCGGAATGCTGAAATCCACGTTCAATGTCCTCCGGCAAAATCTTGCGAGGCGTCTAGCATGCCACGATCGGGCGCAAAAGTCCTAACCGCGCGAACCCGGGTCAGTTGAAGTTCGCTCAATAGCGACAGGGTTTTCTGAACGTTCGTTATGATCCGAATGCGCCCGGAAAGCGCTCAGCCGTTCTCTTCGGCGTAGCGCTTGAATGCGTCGAGCGCGGCGTCCCAGAACGCGCTCATTTCCTCGAGCTTCTTTATCAATGAAGTCAGCGCCGTGCGGCCTTCGGGGGCGAGCTCGTAGATACGCTCGCGGCCGGATTTGCGCGCGCGAATGAGGCCCGCGCCCGTGAGCATCCTCGTATGCTTGACGACGGCGGGGCGGCTTATCGCGAAACCGCGCGCGAGCTCGCCGGCGCGGCACGGCTTGCGCGCGAGCCGATGCAGGAGTTCGCGGCGGGTGGGATCGGCGAGCGCGGCGATGGTGCGATCAATCGACATCGTGAGGATATGTTACTCGCAGGTTCCATATTGTCAACGACGCGAGTTTCGAGTTGCGCTTAGATGCGCGATCACGATTAGCTTGGCGCATCCGGAGGCTGTGCTGATGAATCCTCGTCCTGTTTCCAGGCGACAAGTGCTTGCGGGCGGCGCCGCGATCGCTTCGGCCGCGATGCTCGGGGTCTGGCCCAGCGCGCGTGCGTCAGCGCAGGAGGGCGTCGATGCTTACGCGCTCAACGTCGCCTACTCCGAGCGCACGCTCGCAGGATTTCGCATGCGCACGCGCACCTACAACGCGAGCCTGCCGGGTCCGCTGATGGTCACGCGGCCCGGGCACATGCTCCGCGTGACGCTGTCGAACAGCCTGCCGCCGAACCCGCCCGCCACGCCCGCGTTCGGCGTCGATCCGGAAAACAATCCGTACGATTTCAATACGACGAACCTGCACATGCATGGGATGCAGATCGTGCCGCATCTCTTCGCGCCGGTCGGTACCAGCAATCCCGCGTCGGCCTTCATCGCGATCAATCACGGCGAATCGCTCACCTACGACTTCCAGATTCCCGACGATCATCCCTCGGGGCTCTATTGGTATCATCCGCATCATCATGGCTCCGCGACTGTGCAGGTCGGCGGCGGGATGGCCGGGCTTGTGCTCGTCAAAGGACCGATCGACGAGGTTCCCGAAATCAAGGCCGCGCGCGATGAGCTGCTGGCGATCCAGAATCCGAAAATCAATCCGCTGCCGGATGGAAAGTGGGGATGGGAGCCGATCGCTTACAAGGAACCAGATCAGGGTGGCTTCGCCTTCATGACCCAGATCGAATTGCTGACGGT contains:
- a CDS encoding metalloregulator ArsR/SmtB family transcription factor; this translates as MSIDRTIAALADPTRRELLHRLARKPCRAGELARGFAISRPAVVKHTRMLTGAGLIRARKSGRERIYELAPEGRTALTSLIKKLEEMSAFWDAALDAFKRYAEENG
- a CDS encoding acyl-CoA dehydrogenase family protein, which translates into the protein MDFSIPPDIEAYLKELDDFIEREIKPLERENDNIRFFDHRREWARTDFENGGLPRHDWEALLGEMRKRADKAGHYRYGLPKEYGGKDGTNLGMAIIREYLAAKGLGLHCDLQNESSVVGNLPTVLMFRDFGTEEQKKKWIPGILDGSLRVAFGLTEPGHGSDATWMDTRGVRDGDGWRITGAKMWNTGLHVATHDFVFTRTSGKDGSPRGITCFIVPVKSEGIKIEEYLWTFNMPTDHPRVSFNNVYVPAGEILGDPENGLAVAQHFVHENRIRQAASSLGAAQYCINESVKYAKDRKPFGKPLASNQAIQWPLVELHTEAAMLRELIHKTAWQMDHMPKPEVALKLSDKVAMCNYRANRLVCDAADRAMQVHGAIGYSRHKPFEHIFRHHRRYRITEGSEEIQMRRVAQYLFGFFKDGRVPSEG